The Pseudomonadota bacterium genome includes a region encoding these proteins:
- a CDS encoding prolyl oligopeptidase family serine peptidase, with amino-acid sequence MKSRPITIVLMLLAPLSAIAQTPSLKQIMADPQWIGPPVEQTWWQLDGEAIYYLVERKDSELRDIRRIDLASGEDHLVDYAEQAGIDGANPVYHPQTGRFVFVRNGNLFVRQPGDGNLVQLTRDSATDSAPVFSPEGERVVFLRGSQWWVHDLVDRLSWPVTDLRFEDEPDAEPDDNLARMQLRLFESLRDQVEDKREARSEAEKAAAEDTSRSVAPWYLGADMEPGASALSPNGRWLLLAVQTAGHDEGKDGRMPHYVTQSGYIDVEDVRTRVGRNPPAPGQLWLLDLDNRAKHELDFGHLPGIDSDPLAELKQEQGIDPIGEDELREINIDSIEWHAEGKLAAVQLRAIDNKDRWLAVVDVSAEVPVLEHRHRLTDAAWINWSFNQFGWLPDSETLWFLSEESGYSHFYTVGARSGSPRQHTHGAFEVDSPVINADGAAVLMLANRSHPTAYDLYRLDLVGDELERITEHKGIESFTVMPGASEQALVRYSEAYLPPQAALVDLHTGELDPLTDTRGERFKAIEWQQPEIVGVPSSHVDRPVWSKFYPARGEPAHGGEQYPVVLFVHGAGYLQNTWSRYPNYFREQMFHNLLTERGYHVLDMDFRASAGYGRDWRTAIYRQMGTPELEDLIDGVDWLVDNHDADRERIGVYGGSYGGFMAFMAMFKAPEVFQAGAALRPVTDWAHYNHFYTSNILNTPAIDPEAYRRSSPIEFAEGLDGHLLIAHGMLDSNVFYQDSVRLAQRLIELEKDHWELASYPMEGHGFARPDSWRDEYWRILNLFERTIGRE; translated from the coding sequence ATGAAGTCCAGACCAATCACGATCGTTCTGATGCTCCTGGCGCCGCTGTCGGCGATTGCCCAGACTCCCTCGCTGAAACAGATCATGGCCGACCCGCAGTGGATCGGGCCGCCGGTCGAACAGACCTGGTGGCAGCTCGATGGTGAAGCGATCTACTATCTCGTCGAGCGCAAAGACAGCGAACTTCGAGACATCCGTCGTATCGACCTGGCCAGCGGTGAGGATCATCTGGTCGATTACGCCGAACAGGCCGGCATCGACGGTGCCAACCCGGTCTACCACCCGCAGACCGGGCGCTTCGTGTTCGTGCGCAACGGCAACCTGTTTGTCCGTCAGCCCGGCGACGGGAATCTGGTGCAGCTCACCCGTGACAGCGCAACCGACAGCGCGCCGGTTTTCAGCCCCGAAGGTGAACGAGTTGTCTTTCTCCGCGGCAGCCAGTGGTGGGTCCACGACCTGGTCGATCGCCTGAGCTGGCCGGTGACCGACCTGCGCTTCGAAGACGAGCCGGATGCCGAGCCCGACGACAACCTGGCCCGAATGCAGCTGCGTCTGTTTGAAAGCCTGCGCGACCAGGTCGAAGACAAGCGGGAAGCGCGCAGCGAGGCCGAGAAGGCAGCAGCCGAAGACACCAGTCGCTCGGTTGCTCCCTGGTACCTGGGCGCGGACATGGAACCCGGCGCCTCGGCCCTGTCGCCAAACGGCCGCTGGCTGTTGCTGGCCGTTCAGACGGCCGGCCATGACGAGGGCAAGGACGGCCGAATGCCCCACTACGTCACGCAGTCAGGCTATATCGACGTCGAGGACGTGCGCACGCGCGTGGGCCGCAATCCGCCGGCGCCCGGCCAGCTCTGGCTGCTTGATCTGGACAACCGGGCAAAACACGAACTGGACTTCGGGCATCTGCCGGGCATCGACAGCGATCCGCTGGCCGAACTCAAACAGGAACAGGGTATCGACCCAATCGGCGAAGACGAGCTGCGCGAGATCAACATCGACAGTATCGAATGGCACGCCGAAGGCAAGTTGGCGGCCGTGCAGCTGCGCGCGATCGACAACAAGGATCGCTGGCTGGCCGTGGTCGACGTCAGTGCCGAAGTACCGGTTCTGGAGCATCGCCATCGCTTGACCGACGCGGCATGGATCAACTGGTCGTTCAACCAGTTCGGCTGGCTGCCGGACTCAGAAACGCTGTGGTTCTTGTCGGAGGAATCCGGCTACAGTCATTTCTACACGGTGGGCGCACGCAGCGGTTCACCTCGACAGCACACGCACGGAGCGTTCGAGGTCGACTCCCCGGTCATCAACGCGGACGGGGCGGCAGTGCTGATGCTGGCCAACCGTTCCCATCCGACCGCATACGACCTCTACCGCCTGGACCTGGTTGGCGACGAGCTCGAGCGCATCACTGAACACAAGGGCATCGAGTCCTTCACCGTCATGCCGGGCGCGAGCGAGCAGGCGCTGGTGCGCTATTCCGAGGCCTACCTGCCCCCACAGGCCGCCCTGGTGGATCTCCACACCGGCGAGCTCGATCCCCTGACCGACACGCGCGGCGAGCGGTTCAAGGCGATCGAGTGGCAGCAGCCCGAGATCGTTGGCGTGCCCTCGAGCCACGTCGACCGCCCGGTCTGGTCGAAGTTCTACCCGGCGCGCGGCGAACCCGCCCACGGGGGCGAGCAATACCCGGTCGTGCTGTTCGTCCACGGCGCCGGCTATCTGCAGAACACCTGGTCGCGCTATCCGAACTACTTTCGCGAGCAGATGTTTCACAATCTGCTCACCGAGCGCGGCTACCACGTGCTCGACATGGATTTCCGCGCCAGCGCCGGCTACGGGCGCGACTGGCGCACGGCAATCTATCGCCAGATGGGCACGCCCGAGCTCGAGGACTTGATCGACGGCGTCGACTGGCTGGTCGACAACCACGACGCCGACCGCGAACGCATCGGCGTCTACGGCGGCTCCTACGGCGGCTTCATGGCCTTCATGGCGATGTTCAAGGCGCCCGAGGTCTTCCAGGCGGGTGCCGCACTCAGGCCGGTGACCGACTGGGCGCACTACAACCACTTCTACACCTCGAACATCCTCAACACACCCGCGATCGACCCGGAGGCCTACCGGCGCAGCTCGCCGATCGAGTTTGCCGAGGGCCTGGACGGCCA
- a CDS encoding glycosyltransferase family 2 protein, translating to MVSVVIAAYNEAATVAECVRSVIGHPQVNEVVVVDDGSSDATSARAQDAGATVVRLSGNRGKAAALDAGVAAAQGSILLFLDADVTGLTPAAVSRILHPVLAGEVDLHVGIRARKTLWLNRLLHVFPIIGGERALTRQLWQMVPERHKRGFRIEIALNHTAKRRGNGMDFALIEGLTHRTKERKLGLWRGVRLRMRMIGQLVAVTWSLYVVEGLRERIGSGRRGAVRDRG from the coding sequence ATGGTTTCGGTAGTCATCGCGGCCTACAACGAGGCGGCGACTGTTGCCGAATGCGTGCGCTCGGTGATCGGGCACCCGCAAGTCAACGAGGTGGTCGTGGTCGATGACGGTTCGAGTGATGCGACCTCGGCCCGCGCGCAGGATGCCGGCGCGACCGTCGTCCGGCTGTCGGGCAACCGCGGCAAGGCCGCGGCGCTGGATGCAGGCGTGGCAGCTGCGCAGGGTAGTATCCTGCTGTTTCTGGATGCCGACGTGACCGGGCTCACGCCGGCCGCCGTATCCCGCATCCTTCATCCGGTGCTGGCCGGTGAAGTCGATCTGCACGTCGGCATCCGGGCACGCAAGACGTTGTGGCTCAATCGCCTGCTGCACGTGTTCCCGATCATCGGCGGCGAGCGCGCGCTGACGCGCCAGTTGTGGCAAATGGTGCCCGAGCGGCACAAGCGCGGCTTCCGCATCGAGATTGCCCTGAACCACACCGCGAAGCGGCGCGGCAACGGCATGGACTTCGCGCTGATCGAAGGACTGACCCATCGCACCAAGGAACGCAAGCTGGGTCTCTGGCGCGGAGTCCGGCTGCGCATGCGCATGATCGGCCAGCTTGTTGCGGTTACCTGGAGTCTCTATGTCGTTGAAGGCCTGCGCGAGCGTATCGGGTCAGGCCGGCGCGGCGCGGTTCGCGATCGCGGTTGA
- a CDS encoding DedA family protein: MEQAAGWLQPAAALVTGYPYLVLFVGLLLVGEVVLLPALFLASTGRLDWLWVILVAIVATVLSDLAWYLLGRWYPARMLDRLRERQPPDRVERLEVLFRRQGPRLLYLSKFVYGTRIVAQVLAGALNMRFGLYISVNLLGVVTVVLCLAGLSWAVVGSARQLEELLQHIELAFLLLLLAAASAYLTFGQWVRQRWFR, translated from the coding sequence ATGGAACAGGCAGCTGGCTGGTTGCAGCCTGCGGCAGCACTGGTCACCGGCTATCCGTATCTGGTCTTGTTTGTGGGCCTGCTGCTGGTCGGGGAGGTGGTGCTGCTGCCGGCACTTTTCCTGGCGTCGACGGGGCGGCTGGACTGGTTGTGGGTGATCCTGGTCGCGATTGTCGCAACGGTGCTATCCGATCTGGCCTGGTACCTGCTCGGCCGTTGGTACCCGGCGCGAATGCTTGATCGCCTGCGTGAGCGGCAGCCGCCGGATCGCGTCGAGCGTCTCGAAGTGCTGTTCCGGCGCCAGGGCCCCAGGTTGCTCTACCTGTCAAAGTTTGTCTATGGCACCCGCATCGTTGCCCAGGTGCTGGCTGGCGCGCTCAATATGCGCTTCGGCCTCTACATATCGGTCAACCTGCTCGGCGTGGTCACGGTGGTGTTGTGCCTGGCCGGCCTGTCGTGGGCGGTGGTCGGATCGGCGCGACAGCTGGAAGAACTGCTGCAGCACATCGAGCTTGCCTTCCTGCTGTTGCTGCTGGCCGCGGCGTCGGCTTACCTGACTTTCGGGCAATGGGTGAGGCAGCGATGGTTTCGGTAG